Proteins encoded by one window of Kribbella italica:
- the rplC gene encoding 50S ribosomal protein L3 encodes MSKQKNTRGLLGTKLGMTQTWDENNRVVPVTVIQAGPCVVTEVRTSSTHGYDGLQIAFGDIDPRKVTKPLRGHFDKAGVTPRRHLLELRTADASEYTLGQEIKAEAFEAGEIVDVSATSKGKGFAGVMKRHGFHGLRATHGVHKKHRSPGSIGGCATPGRVFKGMKMSGRMGHEQVTTQNVKVHAIDVERGLILIKGAVPGPKGGLVLIRNAAKGASK; translated from the coding sequence ATGAGCAAGCAGAAGAACACGCGAGGGCTGCTGGGCACCAAGCTCGGCATGACCCAGACCTGGGACGAGAACAACCGAGTCGTTCCCGTCACCGTGATCCAGGCCGGTCCGTGCGTGGTGACCGAGGTTCGCACCTCGTCCACCCACGGCTACGACGGTCTGCAGATCGCGTTCGGCGACATCGACCCGCGCAAGGTGACCAAGCCCCTGCGCGGCCACTTCGACAAGGCCGGTGTGACCCCGCGCCGGCACCTGCTGGAGCTGCGTACCGCTGACGCCAGCGAGTACACGCTGGGCCAGGAGATCAAGGCCGAGGCCTTCGAGGCCGGCGAGATCGTCGACGTCTCCGCCACCAGCAAGGGCAAGGGCTTCGCCGGTGTCATGAAGCGGCACGGTTTCCACGGCCTGCGCGCCACCCACGGTGTGCACAAGAAGCACCGCTCGCCGGGTTCCATCGGCGGCTGCGCCACCCCGGGCCGGGTTTTCAAGGGCATGAAGATGTCCGGACGGATGGGCCACGAGCAGGTGACCACGCAGAACGTCAAGGTGCACGCCATCGACGTCGAGCGCGGCCTGATCCTGATCAAGGGCGCTGTCCCCGGCCCCAAGGGCGGCCTCGTGCTGATCCGCAACGCCGCGAAGGGAGCGAGCAAGTGA
- the rpsJ gene encoding 30S ribosomal protein S10 encodes MAGQKIRIRLKAYDHEVIDSSARKIVDTVTRTGAKVAGPVPLPTEKNVFCVIRSPHKYKDSREHFEMRTHKRLIDIIDPTPKTVDSLMRLDLPAGVDIEIKL; translated from the coding sequence ATGGCGGGACAGAAGATCCGCATCCGGCTGAAGGCCTACGACCACGAGGTCATCGACAGCTCGGCGCGCAAGATTGTCGACACGGTGACGCGTACTGGTGCGAAGGTTGCTGGCCCGGTGCCGTTGCCGACGGAAAAGAACGTGTTCTGCGTCATCCGCTCGCCGCACAAGTACAAGGACAGCCGCGAGCACTTCGAGATGCGCACCCACAAGCGGCTCATCGACATCATCGACCCCACGCCGAAGACCGTCGACTCGCTGATGCGGCTCGACCTCCCGGCCGGTGTCGACATCGAGATCAAGCTCTGA
- the tuf gene encoding elongation factor Tu translates to MAKAKFERTKPHVNIGTIGHIDHGKTTLTAAITKVLHDKYPTLNEASAFDQIDKAPEERQRGITISIAHVEYQTEARHYAHVDCPGHADYIKNMITGAAQMDGAILVVAATDGPMPQTREHVLLARQVGVPAMVVALNKCDMVDDEEILELVELEVRELLSDQEFDGDNAPIVRVAAHPALQGDAKWGESIIELMTAVDEYIPQPEREIDKPFLMPVEDVFTITGRGTVITGRIERGVVKVNETVDLIGIREAKQTTTVTGIEMFRKLLDEGQAGENVGLLLRGTKREDVERGMVVIKPGTTTPHTNFDASVYILSKEEGGRHTPFFQNYRPQFYFRTTDVTGVVTLPEGTEMVMPGDNTDMSVELIQPIAMEEGLKFAIREGGRTVGAGRVTKIIK, encoded by the coding sequence GTGGCTAAGGCGAAGTTCGAGCGGACTAAGCCGCACGTCAACATCGGCACCATCGGTCACATCGACCACGGTAAGACCACTCTTACCGCGGCGATCACCAAGGTGCTGCACGACAAGTACCCGACTCTGAACGAGGCCTCGGCCTTCGATCAGATCGACAAGGCGCCGGAAGAGCGCCAGCGCGGTATCACCATCTCGATCGCGCACGTCGAGTACCAGACCGAGGCCCGGCACTACGCCCACGTCGACTGCCCGGGACACGCGGACTACATCAAGAACATGATCACCGGCGCGGCCCAGATGGACGGCGCGATCCTGGTTGTCGCCGCCACCGACGGCCCGATGCCCCAGACGCGTGAGCACGTGCTGCTCGCCCGTCAGGTCGGCGTGCCGGCGATGGTCGTCGCCCTGAACAAGTGCGACATGGTCGACGACGAGGAGATCCTGGAGCTCGTCGAGCTCGAGGTCCGCGAGCTGCTCTCGGACCAGGAGTTCGACGGCGACAACGCGCCGATCGTCCGCGTCGCCGCTCACCCGGCGCTGCAGGGCGACGCCAAGTGGGGCGAGTCGATCATCGAGCTGATGACCGCGGTCGACGAGTACATCCCGCAGCCGGAGCGCGAGATCGACAAGCCGTTCCTGATGCCGGTGGAGGACGTCTTCACCATCACGGGTCGCGGTACGGTCATCACCGGCCGGATCGAGCGCGGCGTGGTCAAGGTCAACGAGACCGTCGACCTGATCGGCATCCGCGAGGCCAAGCAGACCACCACGGTCACCGGCATCGAGATGTTCCGCAAGCTGCTCGACGAGGGCCAGGCCGGTGAGAACGTCGGTCTGCTGCTCCGTGGTACGAAGCGCGAGGACGTCGAGCGCGGCATGGTCGTGATCAAGCCGGGCACGACCACCCCGCACACCAACTTCGACGCGTCGGTCTACATCCTGTCGAAGGAGGAGGGCGGCCGCCACACGCCGTTCTTCCAGAACTACCGCCCGCAGTTCTACTTCCGCACCACGGACGTCACCGGCGTCGTCACGCTGCCCGAGGGCACCGAGATGGTCATGCCGGGCGACAACACCGACATGTCGGTCGAGCTGATCCAGCCGATCGCCATGGAAGAGGGCCTGAAGTTCGCGATCCGGGAAGGTGGCCGTACCGTCGGCGCCGGCCGGGTCACCAAGATCATCAAGTGA
- the fusA gene encoding elongation factor G, whose protein sequence is MVRNIGIMAHIDAGKTTTTERILFYTGITYKIGEVHDGAATMDWMEQEQERGITITSAATTCTWKDHTINIIDTPGHVDFTVEVERSLRVLDGAVAVFDGVAGVEPQSETVWRQADRYGVPRICFVNKLDRTGAEFMRCVDMIVDRLAAVPLVLQLPIGAEADFIGVVDLVGMRALTWRGETTMGEDYTVEEIPATHTELAALWRDKLIETLAEADDEIMELYLEGDEPTQEQLVAAIRRATIASKLTPVLTGTAFKNKGVQPLLDAINAYLPSPLDVPDIEGHDVKDESVVVSRKPADEEPFSALAYKIAADPHLGKLTFIRVYSGKLETGTQVLNPTKGRKERIGKIYRMHANKREEIASVGAGHIVAVMGLKDTTTGETLCDPAKPIILESMQFPAPVISVAIEPKSKADQEKLGVAIQRLADEDPTFQVRTDEDTGQTIIAGMGELHLEILVDRMKREFRVEANVGKPQVAYRETIKKKVEKVDYTHKKQTGGSGQFARVIINIEPTAVEAGGEGGYEFVNAVTGGRIPREYIPSVDEGAQEAMEFGVLAGYPMVDIKVTLTDGAYHDVDSSELAFKIAGSMAFKDAARRATPVILEPMFAVEVITPEDYMGEVIGDLNSRRGQIQSMDEGPGGSRAIKATVPLSEMFGYVGDLRSKTQGRASYSMQFDSYAEVPKNVAEEIIKKARGE, encoded by the coding sequence ATGGTGCGCAACATCGGCATCATGGCCCACATCGACGCCGGCAAGACGACGACGACCGAGCGGATCCTCTTCTACACCGGTATCACCTACAAGATCGGTGAGGTCCACGACGGCGCCGCCACGATGGACTGGATGGAGCAGGAGCAGGAGCGCGGCATCACCATCACGTCCGCCGCGACGACCTGCACCTGGAAAGACCACACCATCAACATCATCGACACCCCCGGGCACGTCGACTTCACCGTCGAGGTGGAGCGCTCGCTGCGCGTCCTCGACGGCGCCGTCGCGGTGTTCGACGGTGTCGCCGGTGTCGAGCCGCAGTCCGAGACCGTGTGGCGCCAGGCGGACCGGTACGGTGTACCGCGGATCTGCTTCGTCAACAAGCTGGACCGCACCGGCGCGGAGTTCATGCGCTGCGTCGACATGATCGTCGACCGGCTGGCCGCCGTGCCGCTGGTGCTGCAGCTGCCGATCGGTGCCGAGGCCGACTTCATCGGCGTCGTCGACCTGGTCGGCATGCGGGCGCTGACCTGGCGCGGTGAGACCACGATGGGTGAGGACTACACCGTCGAGGAGATCCCCGCCACGCACACCGAGCTGGCCGCGCTGTGGCGCGACAAGCTGATCGAGACGCTGGCCGAGGCCGACGACGAGATCATGGAGCTGTACCTGGAGGGCGACGAGCCCACCCAGGAGCAGCTGGTCGCGGCCATCCGCCGCGCGACCATCGCCAGCAAGCTGACCCCGGTGCTGACCGGTACGGCGTTCAAGAACAAGGGCGTGCAGCCCCTGCTCGACGCGATCAACGCCTACCTGCCGAGCCCGCTCGACGTGCCCGACATCGAGGGCCACGACGTCAAGGACGAGTCCGTCGTCGTCAGCCGCAAGCCGGCCGACGAGGAGCCGTTCTCTGCGCTGGCGTACAAGATCGCGGCCGACCCGCACCTGGGCAAGCTGACCTTCATCCGGGTGTACTCGGGCAAGCTCGAGACCGGCACCCAGGTCCTGAACCCCACCAAGGGGCGCAAGGAGCGGATCGGCAAGATCTACCGGATGCACGCGAACAAGCGTGAGGAGATCGCGTCGGTCGGCGCCGGCCACATCGTCGCCGTGATGGGTCTGAAGGACACCACCACCGGCGAGACGCTGTGCGACCCGGCCAAGCCGATCATCCTGGAGTCGATGCAGTTCCCGGCTCCGGTCATCTCGGTCGCCATCGAGCCCAAGTCGAAGGCCGACCAGGAGAAGCTCGGCGTCGCGATCCAGCGCCTGGCCGACGAGGACCCGACCTTCCAGGTCCGGACCGACGAGGACACGGGCCAGACGATCATCGCCGGTATGGGGGAGCTCCACCTGGAGATCCTGGTCGACCGGATGAAGCGCGAGTTCCGCGTCGAGGCCAACGTCGGCAAGCCCCAGGTCGCCTACCGCGAGACGATCAAGAAGAAGGTCGAGAAGGTCGACTACACGCACAAGAAGCAGACCGGTGGTTCGGGTCAGTTCGCGCGTGTGATCATCAACATCGAGCCGACCGCCGTCGAGGCCGGAGGTGAGGGCGGGTACGAGTTCGTCAACGCCGTCACCGGTGGCCGGATCCCGCGGGAGTACATCCCGTCGGTGGACGAGGGCGCGCAGGAAGCGATGGAGTTCGGCGTACTGGCCGGCTACCCGATGGTCGACATCAAGGTCACGCTGACCGACGGTGCCTACCACGACGTCGACTCCTCCGAGCTCGCCTTCAAGATCGCCGGTTCGATGGCCTTCAAGGACGCGGCCCGCCGCGCCACGCCGGTCATCCTCGAGCCGATGTTCGCAGTCGAGGTGATCACTCCCGAGGACTACATGGGTGAAGTGATCGGCGACCTCAACTCGCGCCGTGGCCAGATCCAGTCGATGGACGAGGGCCCCGGTGGCAGCCGGGCCATCAAGGCGACGGTGCCGTTGTCCGAGATGTTCGGGTACGTCGGTGACCTGCGGTCGAAGACCCAGGGCCGCGCGTCGTACTCGATGCAGTTCGATTCCTACGCCGAGGTTCCGAAGAACGTGGCGGAAGAGATCATCAAGAAGGCCCGCGGCGAGTAA
- the rpsG gene encoding 30S ribosomal protein S7 encodes MPRKGPAPKRPVIIDPVYGSPLVTQLISKILVDGKKQIAQSIVYTALEGTRTKTGTDPVITLKRALDNVKPSIEVKSRRVGGATYQVPIEVKPNRSTTLALRWLTSYSRARREKTMGERLMNEILDASNGLGASVKRREDTHKMAEANKAFAHYRW; translated from the coding sequence ATGCCGCGTAAGGGTCCCGCCCCGAAGCGGCCGGTCATCATCGACCCGGTCTACGGTTCGCCGCTGGTCACCCAGTTGATCTCCAAGATCCTGGTGGACGGCAAGAAGCAGATCGCGCAGAGCATCGTCTACACGGCGCTCGAGGGCACCCGGACGAAGACCGGCACCGACCCCGTCATCACGCTGAAGCGCGCGCTGGACAACGTGAAGCCCAGCATCGAGGTGAAGAGCCGCCGCGTCGGTGGTGCCACCTACCAGGTGCCGATCGAGGTCAAGCCGAACCGCTCGACCACGCTCGCCCTGCGCTGGCTCACCTCGTACTCCCGTGCGCGTCGCGAGAAGACCATGGGAGAGCGCCTGATGAACGAGATCCTGGATGCGTCCAACGGTCTCGGCGCGTCGGTGAAGCGTCGCGAGGACACGCACAAGATGGCCGAAGCCAACAAGGCTTTCGCCCACTACCGCTGGTGA
- the rpsL gene encoding 30S ribosomal protein S12, whose protein sequence is MPTIQQLVRKGRQDKVSKNKTPALKGSPQRRGVCTRVYTTTPKKPNSALRKVARVRLTSGIEVTAYIPGVGHNLQEHSIVLVRGGRVKDLPGVRYKIIRGSLDTQGVKNRKQARSRYGAKKEKS, encoded by the coding sequence GTGCCCACCATTCAGCAGCTGGTCCGCAAGGGCCGCCAGGACAAGGTGTCGAAGAACAAGACGCCGGCCCTGAAGGGTTCTCCTCAGCGTCGTGGTGTTTGCACGCGCGTTTACACGACCACCCCGAAGAAGCCGAACTCGGCGCTTCGCAAGGTTGCCCGTGTCCGCCTCACCAGCGGCATCGAGGTCACCGCCTACATCCCGGGTGTCGGCCACAACCTGCAGGAGCACTCGATCGTGCTCGTCCGCGGCGGCCGTGTGAAGGACCTTCCCGGTGTCCGGTACAAGATCATTCGCGGTTCGCTCGACACCCAGGGTGTGAAGAACCGCAAGCAGGCTCGCAGCCGGTACGGCGCGAAGAAGGAGAAGAGCTAA